From the Insulibacter thermoxylanivorax genome, the window CGATCAACATCGTTGCTACAGCGAACAGGATATTCGCTACCGACCCCATACCGACGGTGAACATATGGTGCGCCCACACCATAAACCCTAAGAAACCGATCAATGCCGTTGCGAATACCATCGATGTATATCCGAACAAGCGCTTGCGGGAGAAGGTCGGGATAACCTCCGATAAGATTCCGAATGCCGGCAGGATCAGGATATACACTTCAGGGTGTCCGAAGATCCAGAAGATATGCTGCCACAAGATGACGTTGCCTCCGACAGCGGCATTGAAGAAGTGCCCGTCGAAGACGCGGTCGAAGGTCAGCATCAGGATGCCGACACCGAACGCCGAGAATGCGAACACGATCAGGATCGAAGTGATGAATGCCGTCCACGCAAACAGCGGCATCCGCATCATCGTCATACCGGGAGCACGCATGTTCACGATCGTCACGATAAAGTTAATTGCACCGACCAAGGTCCCGATCCCGGCGATCTGTAAACCGATCGAATAATAGTCCATACCAAAACCAGGCGAATATTCGGTCGAGAGCGGCGGGTAAGCCGTCCACCCCGAATCCGGCAGACCGCCTGTGAAGAAACCAAGGTTCAGCAGAAGCCCGCCGAAGAGGAAGGTCCAATACCCTAGAGCATTCAGAAACGGGAAGGCCACGTCTCTGGCTCCGAGCTGCAATGGGAGAATATAGTTGAAAAATCCAAATAGAATCGGCAATGCTGCCAAGAACAGCATCGTCGTTCCGTGCATCGTGACCAGTTCATTAAAGGTCTGAGCATCCAAAAAGTCGTTCATCGGATACATCAGCTGGATGCGGAACAAGATCGCTTCCAGACCGGCGAGCAGAAAGAATACGCCCCCCGTGACTAAGTACAGGATACCGATCTTCTTATGATCGACGGTTGTGATCCAGTCCATGATTCCCGAATAGCGTTTCTTACGTCCAAGTGCTTGTGCATGAGCCACCGATACATACCTCCTTCGTCACTGGATTAATGCAAGCTCTGCAAGTATTTGACGATCTCATCGATCTCTTCCCTTGTCAGAACATCTTTGAATCCCGGCATCAAGACGCCTGGTTTCACATCTTCCGGAGTTTCGATCCATTTCACCAGGTTCTCCGCATCATTTTCCAACCAGCCCGCAATGAACATGCGATCGGCAAAACCATTCAGGTTAGGGCCCATGGAAGGCATGCCCGGATCGATTGCATGGCAGCTCAAGCACTTGGCTTCGAAGAGTTCTGCCCCAAGTTCCGTCTCTACCGTCACTTCAGCCGGAGTTAACATTTTCTGCACCCAGGCATCATATTCCGGTTGCTCCAAGGCGATGACCTTGAAGTCCATCAAAGCATGACCTTGCCCGCAAAGCTCTGCGCATTTTCCTTTATATGTACCCGGATAGCTCGCCTCTAAAGCAAGATAGTTCACGTTCCTTCCGCCGACGTTGGTATCTTTCTTCCCGCCAAGCTCCGGCACCCAGAAGGAGTGCTGCACATCCGTCGAGGACAATTCGAAGACAACCTTCTTGCCGACAGGGATATAGACTTCCTGAGCGGTTACGATCCCCTCTTCCGGATAGGTGAACTCCCACCAGAACTGCTTAGCGACGACTTGGATCACCATATCGCCTTCCGTCGCTTTCGCTTCTTGCTCCAGGTTGAATGTCAGTGCAACGGTTGGAACCGCCATGATAAAGAGCAGCACGATCGGGATGATCGTCCATGTCGCCTCAAGCTTGTGGCTTCCTTCGATCTGCTCAGGGATCTCATCTCCCGGCTTCCTGCGGTAACGGATGATCACCCAGAAGAACAAGACGAAGACCACGACCAATACCAAAGTCATAACACCCAAAGACAGCAGGATCAAATCCAGCTGCTTCTCAGCAACAGGTCCTTTAGGATCCAATGCTCCTTCTACGCTGCATCCCGTCAGCAGCAGCATCATCATGGCCGTCAACGGGATTAGACGTTTCATCCAACGCTTCACCATTCATCAACCTCTTTTCCGCATTAATGACATAATTGCTCAGGATGGACGACGAACGATGCAGTTCGTCAAAACAGACAAATAACTGCCTTTGAAGGCAGTTTTCCCCTAATGCGTTGCAACCCCTATCATCATTGAACATGGCTAACAAGCTTAATCACCGGGTATCAATATGTACTTCGTACAGCCTTGGATTCCCAATCGATGAGCTTGCTACGAAACCGCAGCCCGACGAAAGCGGAACGAAATCTCCCTTAATTCCTCTTTCTCTCTTGAAAGGGCTCACTCGCCCATAATCACTAATAATATAACTTTGCCCCTTCTAATTTGTCAATGTTCGTACACATCTTTCACAAAATGTTCGCAAAGATAGTGACTGCTATCATTTTAACATCATTAACAATTGACTTAGATTGTCTTTATTGTATATTTTCCACCCATTTAGCCATTTGCATGCGGATGTCATTGATTTTTGTTTCATTAATCTTGTATTGCAGAGCATAGCGGGCAGTATAGAAATATGTTGACAACTCGCTTGTAAATGTTAATATGAAAATGAAACACTGGGGGAGCTGAGAAGCTGAGATTGGACGGCGCCGTCCTAAACCCTTTGAACCTGAACTGGGTAATACCAGCGAAGGGAAGTGGACATATGAGAATGATCTAGGCTTTGCAGATCTGCTTACAGATCTGATCAACCGCACGGATGTCGAGCAGATCCTGCAGCGCCTGGCTTTTCTATGTATTCCGCTCCCTGCTTGGGCAGCGGTTTTTTTGTGCCGCATGCCTTGGTTCACCTGGAACCGGCTCAGTGATTTCCGGTGTTGATCACAATTTCAAAGGAGTGGAATCCATTGAGTCAAACAGTACAAATATCTAGAAAATTGCGTCTTGCTGACATTCTTGTGACAATTGTCATTGCAATTGTTTTTGGAGTTGTCTATAAGTTGTGGTCTCCTGTCTACTATGCCGTTAAACCGTTTGGCTTGCAATTGGATCAGCTGGTATACGGCATGTATTTCATCGCTTCCACGGTTGCCTATCTCATCGTGCGCAAACCGGGTGTTGCCTTGCTGGCAGAAGTGGGAGCGGCCTCCGCTGAGTTCGTAACAGGTTCCGAATGGGGACTCACTGTACTCATGTCCGGCGTCCTGCAAGGCCTGTTCGCTGAACTGGTATTCGCCGCCTTCCGCTACCGCAAGTTTACGCTGGGCGTGACCTGCCTTGCAGCGATCGCCGCATCGATCGCTTCCTTCATCATGGACCTCTACTTCAGCTACATCGATGATCTTGCGCTGTGGAACCTGACGGTGTTGATCACGGCTCGAACGGTCGGATCGATCATCATCGCCGGCGGATTCGCTTATTACTTGGTCAAGGCACTCGAGCTTACAGGGGTCACTAATCTCGTCCGTCCTGTGTCTCAGTCGGACTATGATGCACTGGAGCGATAACGATGATCGCTGCACAGGTAACCAATCTTCGGTTAAAGTTCCCGGGACGGGATGAACTCCAGTTCCGGGATCTGTCTCTGACCATTCACCAAGGCGAGAAAGTCCTGCTCCTGGGTCCGAGCGGATGCGGCAAGTCAACACTGCTGCAAGTGCTGACAGGTCTCATCCCGGGCTCGCTGGAAGTCCCGGTAAAGGCGGATGAGATCACGATTCCCGAGCGCTGGGGCTTTGTCTTCCAAGATCCGGATACACAGTTCTGTATGCCCTATGTCGATGAAGAGATCGCCTTTGTCCTGGAGAACTTGCAAGTGCCGCACGAACAGATGCCCGATATGATCGATGCCTATCTGCAGCTCGTCGGGCTTCATCTGACGGACCGGCACACGCCGATCCAGTCACTCTCGCAGGGCATGAAGCAGCGCCTGGCGATTGCCAGCGTACTTGCCCTGCAGCCGGATGTGCTGCTGCTCGATGAACCAACCGCCCTGCTCGATCCGGAAGGCACCGAGCAGGTGTGGCGGACGATCAAGAACATCAGCCGCGGCAAAACACTGATCATCGTTGAGCATAAGATCGATCAGATCCTCGATCTCATCGACCGCATCGTGCTCTTCAACGACCGGGGACAGATCATCGCCGACGGTCCGCGGGATGAGATCTTCGAACAATATCGATCAGCCTTCCTCGAATACGGCATCTGGTATCCCGGCGTCTGGGAAGATTATATGGCCCAAGCGGACAGGGTCCATACCGCAGCAAGGCAGGCACAGACGACGAAGGATGGCCGGGAAGATGCCGAGCCGAAGATCGAGCTCCAAAGATTCCAAGCCTATCGCGGCAGAAGGTGTGTAACGGAAGTGAATGCGGCACAGCTCCATGCCGGCGAGTGGGTGACGATCGTCGGGCATAACGGAGCAGGCAAGAGCACGCTGCTCCTTGCGCTCATGCAGTTAGTTAAGACGAAGGGCTGTTACAAGCTCATGGGCCGCCCTGCCGATGAGATCCGCAATCTGG encodes:
- the ctaD gene encoding cytochrome c oxidase subunit I is translated as MDWITTVDHKKIGILYLVTGGVFFLLAGLEAILFRIQLMYPMNDFLDAQTFNELVTMHGTTMLFLAALPILFGFFNYILPLQLGARDVAFPFLNALGYWTFLFGGLLLNLGFFTGGLPDSGWTAYPPLSTEYSPGFGMDYYSIGLQIAGIGTLVGAINFIVTIVNMRAPGMTMMRMPLFAWTAFITSILIVFAFSAFGVGILMLTFDRVFDGHFFNAAVGGNVILWQHIFWIFGHPEVYILILPAFGILSEVIPTFSRKRLFGYTSMVFATALIGFLGFMVWAHHMFTVGMGSVANILFAVATMLIAVPTGIKIFNWIFTIWKGSLKLTTASLFAVGFIPSFTMGGVTGVMLAMAAADYQYHDTYFVVAHFHYVIVGGTVHGIFAAFFYWFPKMFGRKLNETLGKITFWLFLIGFHLTFFIQHWLGLIGMPRRVYTFLDGQTGWNEMNFVSTIGAFLMGVATIILLINIIITAMKPKDAEADTWEDGRTMEWAMPSPPPVYNFKQTPLVRGLDAWWVEKRAGNDAMTPAEPLGPIHMPNGSILPVIMSIGLFIAGLGIMHHATWASIGGFGILAVCMIIRSLIDDPGYYIDPAEIEGKEVKAS
- the coxB gene encoding cytochrome c oxidase subunit II, which codes for MKRLIPLTAMMMLLLTGCSVEGALDPKGPVAEKQLDLILLSLGVMTLVLVVVFVLFFWVIIRYRRKPGDEIPEQIEGSHKLEATWTIIPIVLLFIMAVPTVALTFNLEQEAKATEGDMVIQVVAKQFWWEFTYPEEGIVTAQEVYIPVGKKVVFELSSTDVQHSFWVPELGGKKDTNVGGRNVNYLALEASYPGTYKGKCAELCGQGHALMDFKVIALEQPEYDAWVQKMLTPAEVTVETELGAELFEAKCLSCHAIDPGMPSMGPNLNGFADRMFIAGWLENDAENLVKWIETPEDVKPGVLMPGFKDVLTREEIDEIVKYLQSLH
- a CDS encoding ECF transporter S component, whose protein sequence is MSRKLRLADILVTIVIAIVFGVVYKLWSPVYYAVKPFGLQLDQLVYGMYFIASTVAYLIVRKPGVALLAEVGAASAEFVTGSEWGLTVLMSGVLQGLFAELVFAAFRYRKFTLGVTCLAAIAASIASFIMDLYFSYIDDLALWNLTVLITARTVGSIIIAGGFAYYLVKALELTGVTNLVRPVSQSDYDALER
- a CDS encoding ABC transporter ATP-binding protein; the protein is MIAAQVTNLRLKFPGRDELQFRDLSLTIHQGEKVLLLGPSGCGKSTLLQVLTGLIPGSLEVPVKADEITIPERWGFVFQDPDTQFCMPYVDEEIAFVLENLQVPHEQMPDMIDAYLQLVGLHLTDRHTPIQSLSQGMKQRLAIASVLALQPDVLLLDEPTALLDPEGTEQVWRTIKNISRGKTLIIVEHKIDQILDLIDRIVLFNDRGQIIADGPRDEIFEQYRSAFLEYGIWYPGVWEDYMAQADRVHTAARQAQTTKDGREDAEPKIELQRFQAYRGRRCVTEVNAAQLHAGEWVTIVGHNGAGKSTLLLALMQLVKTKGCYKLMGRPADEIRNLADHLAFVFQNPEFQFVTNRTWDEIAYTLRQSGESEEAIAPKVEQLLEQFDLTAHQEQHPYQLSMGQKRRLSVASAVVKEQPILLLDEPTFGQDARNTFAILDILESWRLAGSTILMVTHDLQIVRHYATQVWHVQDGRAEIYRDPAEYLQQIADEGADDPSQHSSSQGAVTNG